A region from the Cryptococcus decagattii chromosome 5, complete sequence genome encodes:
- a CDS encoding uroporphyrinogen decarboxylase, producing MSHAVPKLDLVNSWREIQFPSLKNDLILRAASGEETPRAPVWVMRQAGRYLPEFLEVRKHHSFFECCQTPSLASTLTLQPIDRYPRLDASIIFCDILVVPQALGLEVLMEPSRGPVLPNPLVTPDDLKRLREDVDVQKELGYVFEAVTLTRKGLDGRVPLIGFCGAPWTLMAYMCEGGGSKTFEKSKSWLYKYPEASHKLLRRIADVCADLLIGQVLAGAQVLQVFDSWAGELTPHQFKTFALPPLLHISSKVHSVLAQLSHPGVPITLFAKGANAPSTFSLLSDPAHTGYATLGLDWTVDPVEVREIVGKKVNLQGNFDPTVLYGGKEGIEKEVERLSARWKEAGGGWIANLGHGITPNVKPEDMGWFLECVHKYSERK from the exons ATGTCGCACGCAGTCCCCAAACTGGACCTTGTCAATTCATGGAGGGAAATCCAGTTCCCCTCTCTCAAGAATGACCTCATCCTCCGTGCAGCCAGCGGCGAAGAGACCCCCCGTGCTCCCGTATGGGTCATGAGGCAGGCAGGCCGATACCTCCCTG AATTCCTCGAAGTCCGTAAACACCACTCCTTTTTTGAATGCTGCCAAaccccttctctcgcatCCACCCTCACTCTCCAGCCTATTGACCGTTATCCCCGTCTTGACgcctccatcatcttctgtGACATCCTTGTCGTCCCTCAAGCTCTCGGCTTGGAAGTTCTTATGGAACCCTCCCGCGGCCCTGTCCTTCCCAATCCGCTCGTTACACCTGATGACCTCAAGCGCCTCAgggaggatgtggatgtgCAAAAAGAATTGGGCTATGTGTTTGAGGCGGTTACGCTCACCAGGAAGGGATTAGATGGGAGGGTGCCCTTGATTGGGTTCTGTGGTGCTCCATGGACGTTGATGGCGTATATGTGTGAAGGTGGGGGGAGCAAGACGTTTGAGAAGAGTAAAAGCTGGTTGTACAAGTACCCCGAGGCGAGTCATAAGTTGTTGAGACGTATTGCGGATGTTTGTGCCGATCTTCTCATCGGCCAAGTCCTTGCCGGTGCGCAG GTGCTCCAGGTATTCGACTCCTGGGCTGGCGAACTTACTCCTCATCAATTCAAGACTTTTGCCCTCCCGCCTCTCCTCCACATCTCCTCTAAAGTCCACTCCGTCCTCGCCCAACTTTCCCACCCTGGCGTCCCTATCACCCTTTTCGCCAAGGGCGCAAACGCCCCTTCCaccttttccctcctctccgACCCTGCTCATACGGGGTACGCTACCCTGGGCCTCGATTGGACCGTGGACCCCGTGGAAGTCCGGGAGATTGTAGGCAAAAAGGTTAATCTCCAAGGAAACTTTGACCCTACAGTGTTGTAtggagggaaagaaggaatagagaaagaggtggagaggtTGAGTGCGAGGTGGAAAGAAGCTGGAGGCGGGTGGATCGCGAATTTGGGCCATGGGATTACGCCGAATGTCAAGCCGGAAGATATGGGGTGGTTTTTGGAGTGTGTGCATAAATATTCCGAAAGGAAATAA